A segment of the Aureliella helgolandensis genome:
GTGCCCAGAATCTTGCATCAACCGATGCGCACTTGCCAACGACTGCAGAATGCCATTGATCGCTTGAATCTCGATGACGCAAAGGCGGTTCGCAACGTGTTTTTCGGCCATACCCATGTTCCCATCGAAGGTTTGAAGCTGAACGGCCGAAGTTTTTACAATCCAGGTGCAGGCATGAAGCACATGCAATTGCAGCCACATGAATTCACTTTTGAACGAGCGATTCCTGCGTCGGAGATTCCACTGGCTTCCGATACCAGCACCAAACCTCCGTCGAAGTAGAGCTCTCAATCTAAGGGAATCAGACGATGCGATCGGACTGTTACTCGAGCGGTGAACGGGGCTGGATGCTTTTCGGCCAACAACTAAGAGCCAGATGGCTGGCGCCACTCTTGCTCCAACTAACGCAACGCCGCGTCACTGCGGACGGAATCACCTTGCTCGCCGGCGTCATCGGCTTGTGCTTTGTCCCGTTATGGCTCATGCATTATCGCTCAGCAGCGCTCGTCTGCTTGGCCATCCATACCCTTCTCGACGGCCTCGACGGCCCGCTGGCTCGCTTTCAGCACGCCGCTGGTCCGCGTGGAAGCTTCACCGACACTCTTACCGACCAGCTGGTGATCAGCGCCGTAACCATGGCCTGGATGATCGGCTCCCCGACGCCACTCAACATCTCAATGGGGGCCCTCTACATTTTTGTCTATGCGCTGGTGGTGTTCATGGCCATGGTCCGCAACGCGTTGGACATTCCCTACTCGTGGCTGCTTCGTCCCAGGTTCTTCGTCTATACCGCGCTGGCTCTCGATTGCTGCCTGGCGGGGCCAGCCACCGGTTACCTCACGACCTGGGTGATGCTGCTCTGCAATCTCGTGCTAGCATTGAAGGCCGCCACCGGCTTCCTTCGACTTCGCAGCCGACTCCCCGATTCCCACCTTTCCAACGCTACGCTCCGCGATTGGCCTTGATCGCAATCCCCGTTTGCCGCTATGTACGAAACGCTTTAGACGCTTCGCCCATCCCGCCAGACGACATGCACTATGATTATCGCCCGTATTGAAGGTGGCCTTGGAAACCAGATGTTTCAGTACGCCTATGGCCAGTACTTGGCACAGCGTCACCAAACGGAACTTCGACTTGACCTAAGAAGCTACGCGGCCGCTCCGCAGCATGGTTTTTTGCTCGATCGGTACTCCATTGAGGCCCAAGTTGCCGACAGCAGTCTATTGGCCCAGATACCGAGAAAATACCGTTCTACGGAAAGCATGCAGACGTCCAAGCTAGCCTGGCTGCGACCCACGAAATTCCCCCGCCACAAGGAATCACCATTTGGATTCCAAGCCAAACACTTGCGAGCCTCCGACAATCGCTACTTGGTAGGGTACTGGCAGAGCGAGCAGTTTTTTCCTGGTTTGGAGCAGCGGCTCTGCGAGGAATTTACCCTGGCCGCTCCCCTGTCGCTGCGCAGTCAGAAAGTGGCTGACAAAATCGCTGCGACCAACAGCATCGCAATCCATCTGCGCCGCGGAGACTACCTTTCCAACACCAGCGCCGCCCAGCTCTTTCATCACGTACAACTCGACTATTATCTGAACGCCATTACCGATTGGGCCCAGACCCAGCAACGGCCGGAAGTGTTCGTGTTCTCCAATGATATTCCATGGTGCAAAGAGAACGTTCAACTACCGTGGCCCGTGCACTTCGTTGATCACAATGGCGTCGAGACGGCCTATGAAGACATGGCCCTCATGCAGCAGGCAGCCTGCAATGTCATTGCCAACAGCACTTTCAGCTGGTGGGCAGCCTGGTTGAATCGGCGGCCGGGAAAAAACCGTTTACGCCCCCGAGACATGGTTTCGCCCCGGAACGCTCGACGGCTCAGCCATCCTACCCACCACATGGCGCACTGCCCCCGCCACATCCCCACTTTGTAAGGCGGCCTGACGTCATGGAAAGTCCCTCGGTCTCGGTTGTGATGACCATCTACAATGGCGAACGGTACTTGATCGATTCGCTCGCCAGCATTGTTGAACAGAGTTTTCAAGACTGGGAGCTCCTCTGCGTCAACGATGGCTCGCAAGATCGCAGCGGCGAAATCTTGCGTTGGTTTGCGGAATGCGACCCGCGGATCCGCATCCTTGAGCAAGAAAATGCTGGGATTGTCCAGGCAGCGAATCGTGGCTGCTACGCCGCGAACGCACCGTTGATTTGCCGCATGGATTGTGATGACATCGCTTACCCGCACCGCCTCCAGGTGCAATACGACTTTATGCGGGACCATCCACAGCACGTGGCAGTCGGTGGCGCAATCCTCGAGATTGACAATGACAGTGACCCTCTGGGACTGGCAAGTCTACCTACAAACCACCCAAACATTGTCGATAACCTACTCACGCGGCGAACCGGCTTGTTCAACCCGGCCTCGATGCTTCGCAAATCTGCTTTTGATGCCGTGGGCGGCTATCGCCCTGAATTTCTTTGGGTCGAGGACCACGATCTCTGGCTTCGACTCTCCGGCGAGGGCTTGCTGCATAACCTGACGGACCTAGTCCTGTGTTACCGGCAACACGCGTCCAGCACCTGTTGGCAACGCGCTTCCCTCCAACGTGAACTCATGAACCAACTACTCACCGAGGCGTACCAACAGCGTGGAAAGAGCGTTCCACCAGAATTGCTCTTGGCTGAAAAGAGCTACCTCAAAACTTCCGCTGGACCTGGGAAGTGGGCGCGAAAGGCAGCCAAGGGTGGTCATGTCCATTCGACGTTCAAGCATCTACACCACCTGCTCCGCTCCGATTCTAAATGGAGTTACAAGTCGAGAATGACTTTCGAATCGCTACTCCGTTTGATCGGTGGCTCCCCCCGTCGCTTGATCGCAGGCAGTCCTACCGTTAGGATCCCAAGCTTCCCACACTGGCACGCGCAACATGCCCAGCGAACAGTTCCACGATCGACACCCTCCAAGGCTGCTTGAGAAGCATTTTCAAGGCATATAGCGGAGCTGGTCGAGTCGCTCTCGCAAGGCTTTCACTGCTCGGTGCGCAACCTGCACAAACTCTGGATTGCCCAAGTCCTGGAGTTCTAGGCGATCGGGGGTACCAGAGTTCAATCGCCTCAGTCAGCGCGTTTTCCAACGCACGATCAACTCGGCAACCTGGGTTGAGTTGTGAGAGCTGATCAACCTCAACAGGCAGGCGCAACCGCAAGCAGGCAGGTCCGCCTCCGCCAGACATGCTTTCCGCCAGTGAAACGTAGCAGACCTCTTCGAGAGGAATGGCAGGATCGTTGAGCAAACGCTCAATCAGCTGACTAGCTTGCCCGCTCATGCGACACTGCTCTGGGCAGATCAACACCATGCGTGGTTGTTCCGCACTCCCACTTTGAGGAGTGATAATCTGGCTGTTAAAAAAAATAGCATGCAACGGCCTCCGACAACGAAAGTTCCGCCTCTCCCACTTCGATACGCACTAATGGGGCGCCGGTCTTCCGTTCAAATTGGTCCGCCACGCGATCGATTTCAGACTCACCGTCCACAAACGCGAACTGGTGGTAAATCAATAGGTTTTCGTGACTGGTAGCAATAACGTCGTTGTGGAAGACGCCCGCTGCGATCGCCGCCGGGTGCTGTTGCAAGAAGAACGTGCATTGCGGATCGAGTTGATGGAGTCGAGCAATGGCTTGGGATGCTGCAAGCGTATGGCGCGGCATGAAGCGAACATCGCATTCCGGGGTAAATTCCCCATGGACGAAAACATTCAGCCCAGTCTTCCCAAGCGGATCGCTCAATCGCATGTGGTTCGCTGCTCCCTCATCACGCAATGGAAAGACCGCAGGCAAAGGCGAGTGCGTTCGCAAGCCGTGCGGGTATAGCTGCTGCATCTCGATGGCTCGCTCACCAGCCTCGGAACCGCGGTGCCAACTACTCAGCAGATTTGCGGGAGTGAAGTGGGCTTGGGTATCGCGGCAGTCCCGTGCGGGCGAAAATGTCGCGGCATTCGCGGCCCACATGAAAGCGCTGCTGTAGGCAGCAGACAAGCCAGCAGAGGAGGATTGGTAGGCGGCTGAAACCTGCTCCGAGGGTGCCCCGTTAAAACCCATTTGCGAAAGAAATTCGAGCTGCGGCCGAATGGTGGCAACCAGAGGTATTGGGGAACTCCGAAGCTCGCGACCAAGGCCGCTTTGCGAAGCCCTTCCAGTGCGGCCAATTTCGGATTGCTCGGCTGGTCACGGTGGGCTTGAGACGCCACATTACCGACGCCCAGACCACTGAAATGATGAGTCGGCCCCACCAGGGAGTCTACGTTTGCTTCTACGATCATAAGTTTGCGATGCTTCATCGGCTAGTGCTTTGTCAAAGCTTAATTTTCGGGTTGCCCGGAAAAAGGTGTCCGACAACAAAAGCCGGAACGGCCCTTCGGGTGCTGTGCACTTTTGGTGTCGGACACGAATGGCACTTAATCGGCCTAAGGTACTGGTGCTTCTAGAGTTAAGTTCGATTGACAGCAGGGGGCTTCACTTGCGATGAGTTTGGGTAATCTTACCCTCCCGAACACACCAAGCAAGGAAGCCCCCGTGTGCCATCATCCGTTTGATTCGTTCCGCTGTCGAGTCCAACATGCGCGCCAACACGGCGATCTTTACTTCGCCGCCTTGATCTCCAAAGAGACTATCGCGTCAGTCTTTGGCAATGCAAGTGCCATTCTCGATTCGGCCAGAGTTTACAACACATCGGTCACGCTGTGGGTCTTCCTCTCGCAAGTCATGAGCATCCACCACGGCTGCGTCTCTGCGGTCGCCAAGCTGATCACCCATCGAGTCGCCAACAACCAAACTGCTTGCTCTGCCGAAACCGGTGCTTACTGCATTGCTCGAGACAAAATCGACGAGCAATCCATGCAACGTCTTGTGACGGCCAGCGGACTTGCGATTGAAGACAGCAGTCCCGACCATTGGCGATGGCTGGGGCACCGCGTGATCACCGCCGATGGTGCCACCGTCACGATGGCAGACACGTCGGAGAATCAAGCCGCCTACCCGCAACTTAGTAGTCAAGCACCCGGTTGTGGATTTCCGATCTTGCGAGTCGTTGTACTGTTCGCGTTGTCGACTGGCGTTGTGCTCGACA
Coding sequences within it:
- a CDS encoding CDP-alcohol phosphatidyltransferase family protein codes for the protein MRSDCYSSGERGWMLFGQQLRARWLAPLLLQLTQRRVTADGITLLAGVIGLCFVPLWLMHYRSAALVCLAIHTLLDGLDGPLARFQHAAGPRGSFTDTLTDQLVISAVTMAWMIGSPTPLNISMGALYIFVYALVVFMAMVRNALDIPYSWLLRPRFFVYTALALDCCLAGPATGYLTTWVMLLCNLVLALKAATGFLRLRSRLPDSHLSNATLRDWP
- a CDS encoding alpha-1,2-fucosyltransferase — protein: MIIARIEGGLGNQMFQYAYGQYLAQRHQTELRLDLRSYAAAPQHGFLLDRYSIEAQVADSSLLAQIPRKYRSTESMQTSKLAWLRPTKFPRHKESPFGFQAKHLRASDNRYLVGYWQSEQFFPGLEQRLCEEFTLAAPLSLRSQKVADKIAATNSIAIHLRRGDYLSNTSAAQLFHHVQLDYYLNAITDWAQTQQRPEVFVFSNDIPWCKENVQLPWPVHFVDHNGVETAYEDMALMQQAACNVIANSTFSWWAAWLNRRPGKNRLRPRDMVSPRNARRLSHPTHHMAHCPRHIPTL
- a CDS encoding glycosyltransferase family 2 protein yields the protein MESPSVSVVMTIYNGERYLIDSLASIVEQSFQDWELLCVNDGSQDRSGEILRWFAECDPRIRILEQENAGIVQAANRGCYAANAPLICRMDCDDIAYPHRLQVQYDFMRDHPQHVAVGGAILEIDNDSDPLGLASLPTNHPNIVDNLLTRRTGLFNPASMLRKSAFDAVGGYRPEFLWVEDHDLWLRLSGEGLLHNLTDLVLCYRQHASSTCWQRASLQRELMNQLLTEAYQQRGKSVPPELLLAEKSYLKTSAGPGKWARKAAKGGHVHSTFKHLHHLLRSDSKWSYKSRMTFESLLRLIGGSPRRLIAGSPTVRIPSFPHWHAQHAQRTVPRSTPSKAA
- a CDS encoding N-succinylarginine dihydrolase — translated: MHAIFFNSQIITPQSGSAEQPRMVLICPEQCRMSGQASQLIERLLNDPAIPLEEVCYVSLAESMSGGGGPACLRLRLPVEVDQLSQLNPGCRVDRALENALTEAIELWYPRSPRTPGLGQSRVCAGCAPSSESLARATRPAPLYALKMLLKQPWRVSIVELFAGHVARASVGSLGS
- a CDS encoding transposase; its protein translation is MCHHPFDSFRCRVQHARQHGDLYFAALISKETIASVFGNASAILDSARVYNTSVTLWVFLSQVMSIHHGCVSAVAKLITHRVANNQTACSAETGAYCIARDKIDEQSMQRLVTASGLAIEDSSPDHWRWLGHRVITADGATVTMADTSENQAAYPQLSSQAPGCGFPILRVVVLFALSTGVVLDMAMGRYKGKFTHEVSLFRQIDAIIEETDVFLADRAYAGWFEMARMIQRGAHVVVRKHQLRKSDFRTGIRYGKDDHSIQIDKPARPDWMSIEEYETYPDFITIREIRIRVENNGFRTREIIVHTSLSDDTEYTRRHRGPVP